One window of Microcoleus vaginatus PCC 9802 genomic DNA carries:
- a CDS encoding branched-chain amino acid ABC transporter permease yields the protein MKNWKSILLYLGVVYIVLLLGPIAGFDLPKIVGEIVSSPEVFIQQLLVGLVNGALIAIIALGYTMVYGIIELINFAHGDLYMLGAFASLTVFGAFGMQDGAPLGIAIPVMLVALIVCSVFCAGLNIVVEKYAYRPLRNAPRLAPLISAIGVSFIFQNMGLFWGGLKAFIPVMGSNSAAPKSFPDLLPRVDIFKALGIQTSIVFTTKDLIVLVVAVVLMVLLHVFVQYTRLGKAMRATAQSRDAAKIMGINVDQIIALTFLIGGALAGSAGILVGLYNNTIVFTMGFTAGLRAFTAAVLGGIGNIVGAMLGGVLIGLLSSLSDQYLSSRWTNAWVFGVLVVILAFRPGGLLGENVQEKV from the coding sequence ATGAAGAACTGGAAAAGTATTCTCTTATATCTAGGTGTAGTTTATATAGTTTTGCTATTAGGTCCGATCGCAGGATTTGATTTGCCAAAAATCGTTGGAGAAATAGTCAGCAGTCCTGAAGTTTTTATCCAACAATTATTAGTTGGTCTTGTCAACGGCGCGCTAATTGCAATTATTGCTTTGGGTTACACTATGGTTTATGGCATTATTGAGTTAATCAATTTTGCTCACGGCGATTTATATATGTTGGGGGCTTTTGCTTCCCTAACTGTGTTCGGGGCTTTTGGGATGCAAGATGGCGCACCTTTAGGTATTGCTATACCGGTGATGTTAGTCGCTTTAATTGTCTGTTCGGTGTTTTGTGCTGGGCTGAATATTGTTGTGGAAAAGTACGCTTATCGGCCTTTGCGAAATGCTCCCCGTTTGGCTCCTTTAATTTCAGCGATTGGAGTTTCTTTTATTTTCCAAAATATGGGCCTGTTTTGGGGAGGATTGAAAGCTTTTATTCCGGTGATGGGTTCTAATTCTGCTGCGCCGAAAAGTTTTCCCGATTTGTTACCGCGAGTTGATATTTTCAAAGCTTTGGGAATTCAAACGAGTATTGTATTTACTACGAAAGATTTAATTGTGTTGGTGGTGGCGGTGGTATTGATGGTTTTGCTTCATGTGTTTGTGCAATACACTCGTCTGGGAAAGGCGATGCGGGCAACGGCTCAAAGCCGCGATGCTGCTAAAATTATGGGAATTAATGTGGATCAGATTATTGCTCTGACTTTTTTGATTGGGGGAGCTTTGGCTGGTTCGGCTGGGATTCTGGTTGGTTTGTACAACAATACTATTGTGTTTACGATGGGGTTTACGGCAGGTTTGAGGGCTTTTACGGCAGCAGTTTTGGGGGGAATTGGCAATATTGTCGGGGCGATGTTAGGAGGGGTTTTGATTGGCTTGCTTTCGTCTTTGAGTGATCAGTATTTGTCAAGCCGCTGGACTAATGCTTGGGTGTTTGGCGTTTTGGTGGTGATTTTGGCTTTTCGGCCAGGCGGCTTGTTGGGCGAGAATGTTCAGGAAAAGGTTTGA
- a CDS encoding ABC transporter ATP-binding protein gives MLEIKDIHTYYGNIHALKGVSLTVSQGEVVTLIGSNGAGKTTTLRTIQGLLRPRQGTVLFEGKPLEALSTEAIVRLGISQSPEGRLIFPRMTVQENLEMGAYLRNDTLGIKSDMEKALNLFPRLRERISQKGGTLSGGEQQMLAIARALMSRPRLLLLDEPSMGLAPMLVSQIFAIVRDINAEGTTILLVEQNARMALSVAHRGYVIQTGQVVVAGTASDLQSNETVRKAYLGES, from the coding sequence ATGTTGGAAATTAAAGACATTCACACCTACTACGGAAATATCCACGCTCTCAAAGGAGTATCGCTAACAGTCTCGCAGGGAGAAGTTGTGACATTAATCGGCAGCAACGGGGCGGGGAAAACTACAACTCTCCGCACAATTCAAGGACTGCTGCGCCCGCGCCAGGGCACTGTATTATTTGAGGGAAAGCCTTTAGAAGCACTATCTACAGAGGCGATCGTCCGTTTGGGGATTTCTCAAAGTCCCGAAGGCCGATTGATTTTTCCGCGAATGACGGTGCAAGAAAACCTAGAAATGGGTGCTTATCTCCGCAACGATACTCTCGGTATCAAGTCCGATATGGAAAAAGCATTAAATTTATTTCCTCGTTTGCGAGAAAGAATTAGTCAAAAAGGGGGAACTCTCAGCGGTGGCGAACAGCAAATGTTGGCGATCGCCCGGGCTTTGATGTCGCGCCCCCGCTTGTTATTATTGGACGAGCCCAGTATGGGGTTGGCACCGATGTTAGTCAGTCAAATTTTTGCGATCGTCCGCGATATTAATGCTGAAGGAACAACTATTTTACTGGTGGAACAAAACGCCCGTATGGCTTTAAGTGTAGCCCACCGCGGCTATGTCATCCAAACCGGTCAGGTTGTAGTCGCTGGTACTGCTAGTGATTTGCAGTCAAATGAAACTGTTCGCAAAGCATATTTAGGTGAAAGTTAA
- a CDS encoding PEP-CTERM sorting domain-containing protein gives MKLHHSTGAMAFLLATPLVTGLTVGIAPSSAAIIAGSAAAVTLDNFSHRPNEIGTVTNTYTETIANTGSVISQANADAVFISNCHELLAANLSQSEVIGSGNNYFGLAQSEAAVIGDFSIKAQETFSFTVETILHLLTSVSNPQSERASAKGSISFALIDTVSNLLLESFQFGIGVHSFKAPEVSLSYNLAGSFNPTQINFAFLAQGNTTSLSLYTSGVYSRTFDSTTNLRLVEVKNNMAVAQAQAVPEAEPVPEPTTILGTAMFFGFLTKKRKLKNKLSEVKSKV, from the coding sequence ATGAAATTACATCACAGTACCGGAGCGATGGCATTTTTATTAGCAACTCCTTTAGTAACCGGCTTGACTGTAGGCATTGCCCCTAGTAGTGCTGCAATAATCGCAGGTTCTGCAGCAGCAGTAACCCTTGACAACTTCAGTCACAGACCGAATGAGATAGGTACAGTTACTAACACTTACACTGAGACCATAGCTAACACCGGTTCAGTTATTAGCCAAGCGAACGCTGATGCAGTTTTTATATCTAACTGTCACGAATTGCTGGCAGCAAATCTCTCGCAAAGTGAAGTCATAGGCAGCGGGAATAACTATTTCGGTTTAGCCCAAAGTGAAGCAGCAGTGATCGGTGATTTCTCTATTAAGGCTCAAGAAACTTTTTCCTTCACTGTGGAGACTATTTTACATCTTTTAACATCTGTTAGTAATCCCCAATCAGAACGGGCTAGCGCCAAAGGCAGTATATCTTTTGCATTAATTGACACTGTTTCTAACCTTCTTTTAGAATCCTTTCAATTTGGGATCGGTGTGCACTCTTTTAAAGCCCCGGAAGTGAGTTTGTCATACAACCTCGCTGGAAGCTTTAATCCCACACAAATTAATTTTGCTTTTCTCGCTCAAGGTAATACAACAAGCCTGAGCTTGTATACTTCCGGAGTGTATTCGCGGACTTTTGACAGCACCACTAATTTAAGATTAGTAGAAGTTAAGAACAATATGGCAGTGGCACAAGCGCAAGCAGTTCCCGAAGCAGAACCAGTTCCAGAACCTACTACTATATTAGGCACTGCCATGTTTTTCGGTTTCCTGACCAAGAAGAGAAAACTTAAGAATAAATTGTCTGAAGTTAAATCAAAAGTTTAG
- a CDS encoding Precorrin-3B methylase: MAKQENPLTGETLIKEVCRRIRVAHSYWDAHNNAACRGERERALTLYNTLTKEQKEQIPQVLRVWLRYRSEKYFGVHRTPPKSRRKLK, translated from the coding sequence ATGGCAAAGCAGGAAAATCCCCTCACTGGAGAAACACTAATCAAAGAAGTCTGTCGGCGGATTCGGGTTGCCCATAGCTACTGGGATGCTCATAATAACGCTGCCTGTCGGGGAGAGCGCGAGCGCGCATTAACCCTTTACAACACGCTGACCAAAGAACAAAAAGAACAGATTCCACAGGTGTTGCGGGTGTGGCTTCGTTACCGCAGTGAAAAATACTTTGGAGTACACCGAACGCCACCCAAGTCGAGACGAAAGTTGAAGTAG
- a CDS encoding SAM-dependent methyltransferase: MKNVTGTAFIVGEFRAEENEETIPLYTDHVVKIWLNEETKKLASQLAQNSPAAKEMVKLRTKYFDDVLSNQILGGCKQVVILGSGLDTRAARINGEGVIYFEIDDQATLQLKEKTLKANKVAANVRYLPGDYVKDGLISLRKQSEFDFSLPTYFLWEGNTTLLAKKEVIFVLEQIRDNVDNFRLSFDYMSEKAILRTTGYQDINDYIDKYESMYAPWITGFEKIATLADELNLKVIENFSTADLHAQYRPRRSLESNLFKFYFVCTLENMS, from the coding sequence ATGAAAAATGTAACTGGTACTGCTTTTATCGTTGGGGAATTTAGAGCAGAAGAGAATGAAGAGACCATTCCTCTCTATACTGATCATGTAGTAAAAATATGGCTCAATGAGGAAACAAAAAAACTAGCTAGCCAACTAGCTCAAAACTCTCCCGCCGCTAAAGAAATGGTTAAGTTGCGGACTAAATATTTTGATGATGTTTTGTCAAATCAAATTTTAGGAGGTTGCAAACAAGTAGTTATTTTAGGTTCTGGTTTGGATACTCGCGCTGCTCGAATTAATGGAGAAGGAGTGATTTATTTTGAAATAGACGACCAGGCGACTCTTCAATTAAAAGAAAAAACTCTCAAAGCTAACAAAGTTGCTGCTAATGTTCGCTACCTTCCCGGCGATTACGTAAAAGACGGTTTAATCTCCTTGCGGAAACAGAGTGAATTTGATTTCAGTCTACCGACCTATTTTTTGTGGGAAGGCAACACAACCTTGCTTGCCAAAAAAGAGGTAATATTTGTGTTAGAACAAATTCGCGACAATGTTGATAATTTTCGATTGTCCTTTGATTATATGTCGGAAAAGGCGATTTTGAGAACGACGGGTTACCAAGATATCAATGATTACATAGATAAATACGAAAGTATGTATGCACCGTGGATTACTGGCTTTGAAAAGATTGCAACTTTGGCTGACGAACTCAATCTCAAAGTTATTGAAAACTTTTCGACGGCCGATTTACACGCACAATATCGCCCTCGACGTTCCCTAGAATCTAATCTTTTTAAGTTCTATTTTGTTTGTACGTTAGAGAATATGTCCTAA
- a CDS encoding tetratricopeptide repeat protein, whose product MSSDDRLETLEKQAEELVQAKKYEEAIAIFEQMLRDFPQSAKVWSKYGQTLALPEVNRDDEASISFEKARQIDPNDKKVLSRYCKFLQDPNRFNRSKNLLSIYEDLLQLEPSNVVTLTGYGKALVKEGEYEKEKGEYEKAQVKYEKAIGILESALKFEPGNKITLNVYAEALIKNENYRKAFDILERLLVIEPTNNTTVRTYANALASNGQFEKAQQIFERALQREPDNPITLSQYANALASNGQLDQALEFFERSLQIPPDDAVTLSRYANALASNGQFEKAWQFFEQSLQIKPDNAVTLSCYANALASNGQLEKAWQFFERSLQIEPNNQRILNQYATALASTGQHEKVVQILERSLQLEPNDPITLNHYATALASTGQHEKTLELLKRSLKLEPNAPITLSRYANALASTGQHEKALQFFERSLQLEPNDAITLSRYANALASNGHPDQALQFFERSIQIKPNHPRTLSSYAHTLATTGQYEKALQYFERSLQIQPQNSRMLSSYLDFQYALVLEKVGKHQEAIDQLKAIKIEALTPYQANVIRVNLGRLYYQIKQPEKGKEYFEAAIANSDDKERTDDKERTLLYISRSILARNPYSETAVELLRQIKEDSPRYAQALEMLTLNLSEEGYFEMFNTNTQTGLSDTEMLNRAMYHKIANEISILKGIAYRILRRSEREDPLLSGIIQDIEDVFAEVDRRRVVQKSEIETIPHDDYCRILAVISKTAHDISDFVNNQLAVIESKTRRAMRKLQPSDAHYSQFEKLLTQLELTQTALSDLKAINEGITIKNHRFKVKKLFEKWETMPQIDRAQILLDIHNGDSEFNGDEEKIKSALNELVENSLKHNSNQQNLTIRITSQDVINPPEIRGRTMPGEQKYLFIELVDNGEGVPEDKKDWIFQPLRTTSQEGKGSGLGLFIIRKTLTKMNGHIRETGYNKAQFEIYIPYK is encoded by the coding sequence ATGAGTAGCGACGATCGCCTCGAAACCTTAGAGAAGCAGGCAGAAGAACTCGTACAAGCAAAGAAGTATGAGGAGGCGATCGCTATCTTCGAGCAGATGCTGAGAGATTTTCCTCAGAGTGCTAAGGTATGGAGCAAATATGGGCAAACTCTAGCTCTACCAGAGGTTAATCGAGATGACGAAGCCTCTATTTCATTTGAAAAAGCACGTCAAATTGATCCTAATGATAAAAAAGTTTTGAGTAGGTACTGTAAATTCCTGCAAGATCCAAATAGGTTTAATAGGTCTAAGAATCTTCTAAGTATATATGAAGATTTACTTCAACTTGAACCTTCTAATGTTGTTACACTAACGGGTTATGGAAAAGCTTTGGTTAAAGAAGGAGAATATGAAAAAGAGAAAGGAGAATATGAAAAAGCCCAAGTAAAATATGAAAAAGCTATTGGTATTCTTGAAAGTGCGCTTAAATTTGAACCCGGCAATAAAATTACTTTAAATGTTTATGCCGAGGCCTTGATTAAAAATGAAAATTATAGAAAAGCATTTGATATATTGGAAAGGTTATTAGTGATTGAACCTACTAATAATACAACTGTCCGCACGTATGCTAATGCTTTGGCTTCAAATGGTCAGTTCGAGAAAGCTCAGCAAATTTTTGAGCGAGCGCTACAGCGTGAACCTGATAATCCGATAACACTTAGTCAGTATGCTAATGCTTTGGCTTCAAATGGTCAACTCGATCAAGCTTTAGAGTTCTTTGAGCGCTCGCTACAGATTCCACCTGATGATGCAGTAACCCTTAGTCGGTATGCTAATGCTTTGGCTTCAAATGGTCAGTTCGAGAAAGCTTGGCAGTTTTTTGAGCAATCGCTACAGATTAAACCTGATAATGCAGTAACACTTAGTTGCTATGCTAATGCTTTGGCTTCAAATGGTCAGCTCGAGAAAGCTTGGCAGTTTTTTGAGCGCTCGCTACAGATTGAACCTAATAATCAGAGAATACTTAATCAGTATGCTACTGCTTTAGCTTCAACGGGTCAGCATGAGAAGGTTGTTCAAATCTTGGAGCGATCGCTACAGCTTGAACCTAATGATCCGATAACACTTAATCACTATGCTACTGCTTTAGCTTCAACGGGTCAGCATGAGAAGACTTTGGAATTATTGAAGCGCTCGCTAAAGCTTGAACCTAATGCTCCGATAACACTTAGTCGGTATGCTAATGCTTTGGCTTCCACGGGTCAGCATGAGAAGGCTTTGCAGTTTTTTGAGCGATCGCTACAGCTTGAACCTAATGATGCGATAACACTTAGTCGGTATGCTAATGCTTTGGCTTCAAATGGTCATCCCGATCAAGCTTTGCAGTTTTTTGAGCGATCGATACAGATTAAACCTAATCATCCAAGAACGCTGAGTTCTTATGCCCATACTTTAGCTACAACTGGTCAATATGAGAAGGCTTTACAATACTTTGAGCGATCCCTTCAAATTCAGCCTCAAAATTCTAGGATGCTCAGCAGTTATCTTGATTTTCAATATGCTCTGGTATTAGAGAAAGTAGGTAAACATCAAGAGGCAATCGACCAATTAAAAGCCATCAAAATCGAAGCTCTTACTCCATACCAAGCTAATGTAATTCGAGTCAACTTAGGTAGGCTGTACTACCAAATTAAGCAACCAGAGAAAGGTAAAGAATATTTCGAGGCAGCAATCGCAAACTCGGATGACAAAGAGCGAACCGATGACAAAGAGCGAACCCTCCTCTACATTTCCAGAAGTATTCTTGCCCGTAATCCTTATAGCGAAACAGCAGTTGAACTGCTGCGGCAGATTAAAGAAGATTCTCCACGCTATGCTCAGGCACTGGAGATGCTAACTTTAAATCTCAGTGAGGAAGGCTATTTTGAGATGTTCAACACTAACACCCAAACAGGGTTGAGTGACACCGAAATGCTCAACAGGGCGATGTATCACAAAATTGCCAATGAGATCAGCATCCTCAAAGGAATTGCCTATAGAATTTTGCGCCGTTCCGAACGGGAAGATCCCTTGCTAAGTGGCATCATTCAAGATATTGAGGATGTTTTTGCAGAGGTAGATAGACGACGGGTAGTGCAAAAGTCTGAAATTGAAACTATTCCTCACGATGACTATTGCCGCATTCTGGCAGTCATTTCTAAAACAGCCCATGACATCTCTGATTTCGTCAATAATCAGCTTGCTGTCATTGAATCTAAGACACGACGAGCAATGCGGAAATTGCAACCAAGTGATGCTCACTATTCCCAATTTGAAAAGTTACTGACGCAACTAGAACTCACCCAAACTGCCCTCAGTGACTTAAAAGCAATTAACGAAGGTATTACCATCAAAAATCATCGCTTTAAGGTGAAAAAGCTATTTGAAAAATGGGAAACAATGCCTCAAATTGATCGGGCTCAGATTCTTCTGGACATTCACAACGGTGATTCTGAATTTAATGGAGATGAAGAAAAAATAAAAAGTGCCTTAAATGAACTTGTAGAAAATTCCCTCAAACATAATTCAAATCAACAGAATCTAACCATTCGCATCACTTCTCAAGATGTCATAAATCCACCAGAAATCAGAGGAAGAACGATGCCTGGTGAGCAAAAATATCTGTTCATTGAGCTTGTTGATAATGGAGAAGGGGTTCCCGAAGATAAGAAAGACTGGATTTTTCAACCTCTAAGAACTACCTCTCAGGAAGGAAAAGGGAGTGGCTTAGGGCTATTCATTATTCGTAAAACCTTGACCAAGATGAATGGGCACATCCGTGAAACTGGGTATAATAAAGCCCAATTTGAAATTTATATTCCCTATAAGTAG
- a CDS encoding Uma2 family endonuclease, with amino-acid sequence MVQAPQKTISLDEFLQLPETKPASEYIKGAIVQKPMPQGKHSTIQGELITRVNAAGKPQRIAWAFPELRCTFGGRSIVPDVAIFVWNRIPLDADGEIANTFNAHPDWTIEILSPAQSQTKVTNNILHCLNAGCEMGWLVDPDEKNILAYPARQQPISLQEPTDILPMPKFMPEMQLTLGEVFGWLKPGNV; translated from the coding sequence ATGGTACAAGCACCTCAAAAAACTATCAGCCTCGACGAGTTTTTGCAACTCCCAGAAACCAAACCCGCTAGCGAATACATCAAAGGTGCGATCGTACAAAAACCTATGCCGCAAGGAAAACACAGCACAATTCAGGGAGAACTCATCACGAGGGTTAATGCAGCGGGCAAACCTCAGCGGATTGCTTGGGCATTTCCAGAACTTCGCTGCACCTTTGGCGGACGTTCCATTGTTCCCGATGTCGCGATTTTTGTTTGGAATCGCATTCCCCTAGACGCTGACGGCGAAATTGCCAATACATTTAATGCTCACCCAGACTGGACAATAGAAATTTTGTCCCCAGCCCAAAGCCAAACCAAAGTCACAAACAATATTTTGCACTGTTTGAACGCCGGTTGTGAGATGGGTTGGTTGGTCGATCCGGATGAAAAAAACATTTTAGCCTATCCCGCAAGGCAGCAGCCGATTTCATTGCAAGAACCAACAGATATACTTCCGATGCCCAAATTTATGCCGGAAATGCAGTTGACTTTAGGCGAAGTTTTTGGCTGGCTCAAACCAGGGAATGTTTGA
- a CDS encoding response regulator, whose product MHVRFICTYLLRERIGKMQTEDVHLLVVEDNPRFLSELLEWLKEFGYQQIETATSATQAKEKLNAPFDVIIADMRMEEDDSGFAVVNEVKARNLSSVVIILTANDTVTDCRTAFKLEAWDYISKNMQGNIFDILHESIQDAIAYFNRWGNVQNEQWITENLETLEQTYFGQYIAVINKTVIDAADTEESLKQRIEDRQLRRFLTTIRKLGDLRPISELIKLPESPRLEYKSTFQWDVKRNCKNEDLRINLLKTIAAFLNSEGGTLIIGVEDNGNIFGLEKDLSLLSQKSLDQFEQTIIHLVGDSMGNSFTQLLKIRFEIIEGKNVCAIEAKKSTKPVFVKSKKGREFYIRAGNTSKSLDIQEFYNHL is encoded by the coding sequence ATTCATGTTAGATTTATTTGTACCTACTTACTGAGGGAGAGAATAGGTAAAATGCAAACCGAAGACGTTCATTTGTTGGTGGTAGAGGACAACCCCCGTTTTTTAAGTGAGTTGCTCGAATGGTTGAAAGAGTTTGGTTATCAGCAGATTGAAACCGCAACGAGTGCAACCCAGGCAAAGGAAAAGTTGAACGCTCCCTTCGATGTGATTATTGCAGATATGCGAATGGAGGAGGACGACAGTGGCTTTGCTGTTGTCAATGAGGTGAAAGCTCGAAATCTTTCTTCTGTAGTCATTATTTTGACAGCAAACGATACAGTGACCGATTGTCGAACTGCCTTCAAACTGGAGGCGTGGGACTACATTTCCAAAAATATGCAAGGTAATATTTTTGATATTTTACATGAGTCGATTCAAGATGCGATCGCGTATTTCAACCGTTGGGGCAATGTCCAAAACGAACAGTGGATCACCGAGAATCTGGAAACACTGGAACAAACTTATTTTGGTCAATATATTGCTGTGATCAACAAAACAGTCATTGATGCAGCAGATACAGAGGAATCCTTAAAGCAACGAATTGAAGACAGGCAACTCCGCCGATTTTTAACCACAATCCGAAAACTTGGCGATCTGCGTCCTATTTCTGAGCTGATAAAGTTGCCTGAAAGTCCTCGGTTAGAATACAAAAGCACTTTTCAATGGGATGTCAAACGAAACTGTAAAAACGAGGATCTTAGGATAAATCTTTTGAAAACTATTGCTGCCTTCCTAAACAGTGAAGGAGGAACATTAATTATTGGTGTTGAAGATAACGGCAATATTTTTGGCTTAGAAAAAGATTTATCCTTACTTTCCCAAAAGAGTCTGGATCAGTTTGAGCAGACAATCATACACTTAGTCGGCGATTCCATGGGTAATAGCTTTACACAGTTGCTCAAAATTCGCTTTGAAATCATTGAAGGTAAAAATGTTTGCGCGATCGAGGCAAAAAAGTCAACCAAACCAGTTTTTGTCAAGAGCAAAAAAGGTCGGGAATTTTATATTCGAGCAGGTAATACATCAAAATCTCTTGATATCCAAGAATTCTACAATCACCTCTAA
- a CDS encoding branched-chain amino acid ABC transporter permease → MSKEIIKAIKSSGILGAIASLTVLLFGGWSGTVIGWLMGTAAGFTIGRGQKVYSPKMGAAIGSLAGLGLGVWLLVASVLEGVLIRPLSGQSAVALPTTLLYGICSLTIAILTATLMGALQGLPGERQRLATLVTLAFILILFPFIDIQAQTGWIATVVQIQIFIMLALGLNITVGFAGLLDLGYAAFFAIGAYTTALLSSGQLNIAWNFWVVLPIAAGVAAIAGVILGIPTLRLRGDYLAIVTLGFGEIIPVVFRNLTAIRIDEPVSKIVASLLGKPELVLCLVGCDRPFNLTGGEAGINPIGRPSLPIVGTFSTGNYFPWYYLILLLVVFAYFMISRLRDSRLGRAWNAMREDELAASAMGINLVKTKLSAFAMGATFSGFAGAFYAAYISAIFPSVFDFSVSVIILCMVILGGLGNMTGVILGAIIIMSADRLYLPQLAQVLKGFLNTFVLPRIAIPQLRDFLATSLDPIQMRLFLFGLTLVVMMLVRPEGLIPDKIRQAELHSDAEASNESLADARSQ, encoded by the coding sequence ATGTCAAAAGAAATAATTAAAGCAATTAAATCGAGCGGTATTTTAGGGGCGATCGCCTCTTTGACTGTTTTGTTATTCGGCGGTTGGAGCGGCACCGTAATCGGCTGGCTGATGGGTACGGCGGCGGGTTTTACGATCGGTCGGGGTCAGAAGGTTTACAGCCCGAAAATGGGTGCGGCTATCGGCAGTTTAGCGGGATTGGGATTAGGAGTTTGGCTGTTAGTTGCGAGTGTGTTAGAAGGGGTTTTGATTAGACCTTTGTCTGGTCAATCTGCTGTGGCTTTGCCGACGACGCTGCTGTACGGGATTTGCAGTTTGACGATCGCAATTTTGACAGCTACGTTAATGGGTGCTTTGCAGGGCTTGCCGGGGGAACGCCAGCGGCTGGCAACTCTGGTGACATTAGCTTTTATTCTAATTCTGTTTCCGTTTATCGACATTCAGGCTCAGACTGGCTGGATTGCTACTGTAGTACAGATTCAAATCTTTATTATGCTGGCGCTGGGTTTGAATATTACTGTGGGTTTTGCGGGTTTGTTGGATTTGGGATATGCGGCGTTTTTTGCGATCGGCGCTTACACGACGGCTTTGCTATCTTCTGGACAGTTAAATATTGCTTGGAATTTTTGGGTGGTATTGCCGATCGCCGCGGGTGTAGCTGCGATCGCGGGCGTAATCCTGGGTATTCCGACACTGCGACTCAGGGGCGATTATTTGGCGATCGTTACCCTCGGTTTTGGCGAAATTATCCCGGTTGTCTTTAGGAATTTAACCGCGATTCGCATCGACGAACCAGTCTCGAAGATTGTCGCTTCCCTGTTGGGGAAACCCGAGTTGGTGCTGTGTCTGGTTGGGTGCGATCGACCTTTTAACCTCACCGGCGGCGAAGCGGGAATAAACCCGATCGGGCGTCCATCTCTCCCCATCGTCGGCACTTTCAGCACCGGCAACTACTTTCCCTGGTACTACCTAATTTTACTGCTAGTTGTCTTTGCTTACTTCATGATTTCGCGGCTGCGAGATTCCCGCTTGGGCAGGGCGTGGAATGCCATGCGCGAAGATGAATTAGCGGCGAGTGCGATGGGCATTAACCTGGTGAAAACCAAACTTTCGGCTTTTGCGATGGGAGCGACGTTTTCGGGCTTTGCAGGCGCGTTTTACGCCGCCTATATCAGCGCGATTTTCCCTAGCGTTTTTGATTTCTCGGTGTCGGTAATCATCCTGTGTATGGTGATTTTAGGCGGTTTGGGGAATATGACGGGGGTGATTTTGGGCGCGATCATTATCATGTCTGCCGATAGACTTTATTTGCCACAATTAGCGCAAGTCCTCAAGGGTTTTCTGAATACTTTTGTACTCCCCAGGATTGCAATTCCCCAGTTGCGAGACTTTCTGGCAACCAGTTTAGACCCAATTCAAATGCGCTTATTTCTATTCGGCCTAACTCTTGTTGTCATGATGCTCGTGCGGCCAGAGGGGCTGATTCCTGATAAGATACGCCAAGCTGAACTGCATTCGGATGCTGAAGCGAGCAATGAGTCTTTAGCCGATGCGAGAAGTCAATAA
- a CDS encoding ABC transporter ATP-binding protein, translated as MSLLEAQQLTMRFGGLTAVNQVSLTLEKGSIASLIGPNGAGKTTFFNMLTGIYKPSGGQLVLENKNITGLPPDRLTTFGIARTFQNIRLFNNMTVLDNVLVGRHCRLKTGLLGAILRPPAAMIEEREAKIKALTMLDFVGLGASKAPELAKNLSYGDQRRLEIARALASDPKVLLLDEPTAGMNPNETADLTRFIYRIRDELKLSILLIEHDMKVVMGISDRVSVMEYGTKIAEGTPAQVRADPRVIEAYLGKEEEGNG; from the coding sequence ATGTCATTATTAGAAGCACAGCAACTTACAATGCGATTCGGCGGTTTGACTGCGGTCAACCAGGTGAGTTTAACCTTGGAAAAAGGATCGATCGCCAGTTTGATCGGCCCCAACGGTGCGGGCAAAACTACTTTTTTTAATATGCTGACGGGGATCTATAAACCGAGTGGGGGACAGTTGGTACTTGAAAATAAAAATATCACGGGTTTGCCTCCGGATCGCCTGACAACTTTCGGCATTGCTAGAACTTTTCAAAATATCCGTTTGTTTAACAACATGACTGTCCTGGATAATGTTTTAGTAGGCAGACACTGCCGATTAAAAACAGGTTTGTTGGGCGCAATCCTCCGTCCTCCGGCTGCGATGATTGAGGAACGGGAAGCTAAAATAAAAGCGCTCACTATGCTGGATTTTGTCGGTTTAGGTGCTTCTAAAGCGCCGGAGTTGGCAAAGAACCTTTCCTACGGCGACCAGCGGAGATTGGAAATTGCCAGGGCTTTGGCTTCCGATCCGAAAGTGTTGCTTTTGGACGAACCGACGGCCGGGATGAACCCGAACGAAACGGCTGATTTAACTCGCTTTATTTACCGGATTCGCGATGAGTTGAAGTTGAGTATTTTGCTGATTGAACATGATATGAAGGTGGTGATGGGAATTAGCGATCGCGTTAGTGTTATGGAGTACGGTACTAAAATTGCTGAGGGCACTCCGGCACAAGTTCGCGCAGATCCTCGCGTGATTGAGGCATATTTGGGAAAAGAAGAAGAAGGCAATGGGTAA